Proteins found in one Plasmodium malariae genome assembly, chromosome: 13 genomic segment:
- the PmUG01_13026700 gene encoding microsomal signal peptidase 12 kDa subunit, putative — protein MGLFNSVKNIIKNTYVCLTRNQMDFVGQKLAFLIKNVIFTISTVLSIIVGYYKQSLALSAYIILAGTAISAVLIIPTWPIYNKNNIQWSRDEDSINSKKRK, from the exons ATGGGCTTATTTAACagtgttaaaaatattataaaaaacacATACGTGTGTCTTACGAGAAATCAAATg GATTTTGTTGGTCAAAAATTGGCATTTTTAAtcaaaaatgtaatttttactattagCACAGTTCTTTCAATTATAGTTGGTTACTACAAACAGAGCTTAGCTTTAAGCGCCTATATAATACTAGCTGGAACGGCCATATCAGCAGTT ctAATCATACCAACATGGCCTATATACAACAAAAATAACATTCAATGGTCGAGAGACGAAGATTCAATAAACAGCAAGAAgaggaaataa
- the TOP2 gene encoding DNA topoisomerase 2, putative: MAKNKTIEERYQKKSQIEHILLRPDTYIGSVEMHTQLLWVWNKEKNRMVQKNITYVPGLYKIFDEIIVNAADVKAREKPKSDNPMTCIKIEINKEQKKISVYNDGEGIPVEIHKEMNIYVPHMIFGELLTSDNYDDAEDRITGGRNGFGAKLTNIFSKEFVVYCGDSERKKEFKMTWSDNMSKVSEPIIKNYSGKDYVKVTFKPDLVKFGMTEMDEDIESLLYKRVYDLAGTCSVRVYLNGTRLSVKDFKSYVDLYLKDNSANGNGNGSNNKNNTNKENQNGNAEVSANQTMDNLDVSLSNEPGEVSPSKSNAANGNGNGNGSGSGNINDEEELVKIHEKQHRWEIVVSKTDGSQFQQVSFVNSICTTKGGSHVNYIVEQLLNSLSKRANAKNKGGMEIKSGHIKNHLWVFVNCLIVNPTFDSQTKETLTTKPVKFGSKCILSEKTINNVLKSPILSNILLWAQAKAQVELRKKMKAGSSKARERIIGIPKLEDANDAGSKYSQECTLILTEGDSAKTSCLAGLSIVGRDKYGVFPLKGKLLNVRDASFKQLMDNKEIQNIFKIMGLDITDKNKDDLKGLRYGSLMIMTDQDYDGSHIKGLLINMIHKFWPSLLKHKGFLSEFVTPIVKVQKGNQEYSFFTIAEYEQWKESTNLVGWKIKYYKGLGTSTDKEFKQYFSDIKNHKIVFLWTGDRDGDSIDMAFSKKRIEDRKLWLQNFILGSYVDHKEKDLSYYDFVNKELIYYSRYDTERSIPNIMDGWKPGQRKVLYGCFKRNLKNECKVAQLVGYIAEHSAYHHGESSLQQTIINMAQTFVGSNNINFLEPCGQFGSRKEGGKDASAARYIFTKLASSTRSIFNEYDDPILKYLNEEGQKIEPQYYIPVIPTILVNGCEGIGTGYSSFIPNYNYLDIINNIKRYINKEPLIPMIPWYKDFKGRIESNGKTGYETIGIIKKIDDETLEITELPIKRWTQDYKEFLEELLTDEKHQLIIDYIDNSSHEDICFTIKMDPVKLKRAEEEGLEKIFKLKSTLTTTNMTLFDPNLKLQRYSTELDILKEFCFHRLKAYENRKSYLIAKLEKEKKIISNKSKFILAIVNNELIVNKKKKKVLVEELYRKGYDPYKDINKIKKEEIFEQELLESGENPEDNEEIIAGISVKDYDYLLGMPIFSLTLEKVEDLLSQLKEKERELEILKNITIETMWLKDIEKVEEAIEYQRNVELANREESNRFKVARKQGGSAFRKKKKKKKLTSDDDSPGDDSSDSSEFLLHTLNIKKTKKMPNNNATSSARKRLKKTEDDNSNNNINGSSDINGTNNISHRSNNDFNDSSILVNSEVYSNNMTYAKNVDDSYVSDNTPLLNKIINKNNSNNVDTNAYTKNNKSTNKNSKKKKTLSSDLSNDDSYGSSSPKDNDSSIIVDKTPSIPVGTSENITISPNSIININDFSGIKNKLLELENKKKPRLTLAEKIKMKNAEKKSSPSKKSTGGRTPSNKKKSTLLDDSKSKKSLTYDSDDSSNDVESVDDSDSSFNI, from the exons atggcgaaaaacaaaacaatcGAAGAGAGGTATCAGAAAAAGTCACAGATAGAACATATTCTGCTGAGGCCTGATACCTACATAGGAAGTGTCGAAATGCATACACAGTTGTTATGGGTTTggaataaagaaaagaatcGTATGGTTCAAAAGAATATAACATATGTACCAGggttatataaaatattcgaTGAAATTATTGTAAATGCAGCAGATGTAAAAGCTAGGGAAAAGCCGAAGAGTGACAACCCTATGACttgtataaaaatagaaataaataaagaacagaaaaaaataagtgtaTATAATGATGGTGAAGGTATACCAGTAGAAATACATaaagaaatgaatatatatgttcctCATATGATTTTTGGGGAATTGTTAACATCGGATAATTATGATGATGCAGAAGATCGAATTACTGGAGGCAGAAATGGATTTGGagcaaaattaacaaatatttttagtaaaGAGTTTGTTGTATATTGTGGTGATAGTGAgaggaaaaaagaatttaaaatGACATGGTCAGATAATATGTCAAAAGTTTCTGAACCgatcataaaaaattatagtggAAAAGATTATGTAAAGGTTACATTTAAACCTGATTTAGTAAAATTTGGAATGACTGAAATGGATGAAGATATAGAAAGTTTGCTGTACAAGAGGGTATACGACTTAGCTGGTACTTGTAGTGTGAGGGTTTATTTAAACGGAACAAGGTTAAGTGTGAAAGATTTTAAAAGTTACGTAGATTTATATTTGAAGGATAATTCAGCAAATGGAAATGGGAATGgtagtaacaataaaaataatactaataagGAAAATCAGAATGGCAATGCGGAAGTTAGCGCTAATCAGACTATGGACAATTTAGATGTTAGTTTGTCAAATGAACCCGGGGAGGTATCCCCATCTAAGAGCAATGCGGCTAATGGGAATGGAAATGGCAATGGAAGCGGAAGTGGAAACATTAATGATGAAGAGGAGCTGGTAAAAATACATGAAAAGCAACATCGATGGGAAATAGTTGTATCAAAAACAGATGGGTCTCAGTTCCAACAAGTGTCTTTTGTTAACAGTATATGTACAACGAAAGGAGGATCACACGTTAATTATATAGTTGAACAACTACTTAATTCACTTAGTAAAAGAgcaaatgcaaaaaataaaggaggAATGGAAATAAAATCTGGACATATAAAGAATCATTTATGGGTATTTGTAAACTGTTTAATTGTTAATCCTACTTTTGATTCTCAAACAAAAGAAACGTTAACTACTAAACCTGTGAAATTTGGTAGTAAATGTATCTTATCTGAAAAGACTATAAATAATGTGTTAAAAAGTCCTATCttaagtaatattttattatgggCTCAAGCTAAAGCACAAGTGgagttaagaaaaaaaatgaaagctGGATCTTCTAAAGCCAGGGAAAGAATTATCGGTATCCCTAAGTTAGAAGATGCTAATGATGCAGGTAGTAAATATAGTCAAGAATGTACCTTAATATTAACAGAAGGAGATAGTGCTAAAACGTCCTGTTTAGCTGGTTTATCTATTGTAGGTAGAGATAAATATGGTGTGTTTCCATTGAAAggtaaattattaaatgtaaGAGATGCTTCGTTCAAACAATTAATGGACAACaaagaaatacaaaatattttcaaaattatggGCTTAGATATTACAGATAAGAATAAAGATGATCTGAAAGGATTACGATACGGTTCTCTTATGATCATGACAGATCAAGATTATGACGGATCGCACATTAAAGGATTGCTAATTAATATGATACATAAATTTTGGCCCAgtttattaaaacataaagGATTCTTAAGTGAATTTGTTACGCCCATTGTTAAAGTACAAAAGGGTAATCAggaatattctttttttacaattgCAGAATATGAACAATGGAAAGAAAGCACAAATTTAGTTGggtggaaaataaaatactacAAAGGGCTTGGTACTTCGACAGATAAAGAAtttaaacaatatttttcagATATAAAGAATCataaaatagtatttttatGGACAGGGGATAGAGATGGAGATTCAATTGATATGGCatttagtaaaaaaagaattgaaGATAGAAAATTGTggttacaaaattttattcttggTTCATATGTAGATCATAAGGAAAAAGATTTATCATATTACGATTTTgtaaataaagaattaatttattattcaaGATATGATACAGAAAGAAGTATACCGAACATTATGGATGGATGGAAACCTGGTCAAAGAAAAGTACTATATGGCtgttttaaaagaaatttaaaaaatgaatgtaaAGTAGCACAATTAGTTGGATATATAGCAGAGCATAGTGCATATCATCATGGAGAGTCTTCATTACAACAGACCATTATTAACATGGCACAAACATTTGTAGGatcaaataatattaactttTTAGAACCATGTGGACAATTTGGTAGTAGAAAAGAGGGAGGAAAAGATGCATCAGCAGCTAGGTATATTTTTACCAAATTGGCTAGTTCGACAAGaagtatatttaatgaatatgatgatcctatattaaaatatttaaacgaAGAAGGTCAAAAAATAGAACCACAATATTATATACCTGTTATACCAACTATACTGGTGAATGGTTGTGAAGGAATAGGAACAGGATATTCATCATTTATTCcgaattataattatttagatattattaataatattaagagatacataaataaagaacCTTTAATACCTATGATTCCATGGTACAAAGATTTTAAGGGTAGAATAGAATCAAATGGAAAAACTGGTTATGAAACTATtggtataataaaaaagatagaTGATGAGACCTTAGAAATTACTGAATTGCCTATTAAAAGATGGACACAAGATTATAAAGAATTCTTGGAAGAATTACTAACAGATGAAAAGCATCAATTAATTATAGACTATATAGACAACAGTTCACATGAAGATATATGTTTTACTATCAAAATGGATcctgtaaaattaaaaagagcAGAAGAAGAAGGactagaaaaaatatttaaactaAAGAGTACATTAACTACAACAAATATGACGCTATTCGATCCAAATCTCAAATTACAGAGATATTCAACTGAGCTCGATATATTGAAAGAATTTTGTTTCCACAGATTAAAAGCTTatgaaaatagaaaaagctATTTAATAGCTAAAttggaaaaggaaaaaaaaattatttcaaataaGAGCAAATTTATATTAGCTATAGTTAATAATGAACTTAtagttaacaaaaaaaaaaagaaagtactTGTTGAAGAGTTGTATAGAAAAGGCTATGATCCTTATaaagatattaataaaataaaaaaagaagaaatatttgAACAAGAATTACTAGAGTCAGGTGAAAACCCAGAAGATAACGAAGAAATTATTGCTGGTATATCCGTAAAAGATTATGATTATTTATTAGGTATGCCTATATTTAGTCTCACGTTAGAAAAAGTAGAAGATCTATTATCACAACTTAAGGAGAAGGAAAGAGAACTAgaaatactaaaaaatattactattgAAACAATGTGGCTGAAGGATATTGAAAAGGTAGAAGAAGCCATTGAATATCAACGAAATGTTGAGTTAGCTAACCGAGAGGAAAGTAACAGATTTAAGGTAGCCAGAAAACAGGGAGGAAGTGCTTttaggaaaaagaaaaagaagaaaaagttaACGAGTGATGACGATTCCCCAGGTGATGATTCATCTGATAGTAGTGAATTCTTACTTCATACtctgaatattaaaaaaacaaaaaaaatgccTAATAATAATGCGACTAGTAGTGCTAGAAAGAGATTGAAAAAAACAGAGGACGacaatagtaacaataatatcaATGGTAGTAGTGATATAAATGGTACTAACAACATCAGTCATCGTAGTAATAATGATTTTAACGACTCGTCCATATTAGTTAACAGCGAAGTATATAGCAATAATATGACTTATGCAAAAAATGTTGATGACTCGTACGTATCTGACAACACACCATTactcaataaaattataaataaaaataattcaaataacGTAGACACTAATGCatatactaaaaataataagagtactaataaaaattcaaaaaaaaaaaaaactctaTCTTCTGATTTATCTAATGACGATAGTTATGGAAGTAGTTCACCTAAGGACAACGATAGTAGTATTATAGTAGACAAAACACCTAGCATACCTGTAGGCACTAGTgaaaatattactatatcACCGAATAGTATAATAAACATTAACGACTTTTCAggcattaaaaataagttacTAGAGCTTG AAAATAAGAAGAAGCCAAGACTGACCCTAGCTGAAAagattaaaatgaaaaacgcAGAAAAGAAGAGCTCCCCTTCTAAAAAGAGCACAGGAGGACGAACTCCCTCGAACAAGAAAAAG AGCACATTATTAGATGATTCAAAATCGAAGAAGTCGTTAACTTATGATAGTGACGATTCCAGCAATGAT GTTGAATCAGTGGATGATAGTGACAGTTCATtcaatatatag